From the genome of Solibacillus sp. FSL H8-0538:
AACAACAGGTCAACTTGCAGATGCGGTGAAAGTGATTGGTGGTGACCATTTAACGGTGATGAATTTAATGGGGCCAGGGGTAGACCCACACTTGTATAAAGCGACGCAAAGTGATTTATCAAAACTAGATAACGCAGAGCTTATTATTTACAATGGGTTGCATTTAGAAGGGAAGATGCTCGATATTTTTGAACAAATGGCAGAAGAAAAAACGGTATTAGCAGTGGGTGAGACTTTAGATCAAGGTGAATTATTAGGTAATCAACAAGATGTGACGTTACATGATCCCCATATTTGGTTCGATATTGAAATATGGAAAACCGTTGTGGAAAGTATTGGCGATACGTTGGTGAAAGAATATCCGGAATACAAAGAGGATTTTGAAACGAATGAAGCTGCTTATTTAACAGAATTAGAGGAATTGCAAGTATATGTCAAAGGACGTGTGCTAGAAATCCCTGAAAAACAACGAATTTTAGTAACTGCGCATGACGCATTTAATTATTTTGGAAAGAGTCAAGGATTTGATGTCCGTGGTTTACAAGGGTTAAGTACAGATACTGAATACGGGGTTAAAGATGTTCAAAATATGGTGGATTATTTAGTCACAAATCAGATTAAAGCCATTTTCGTAGAGTCAAGTGTTTCTGACAAAGCGATGAATGCCGTTATTGAAGGGGCAAAACAAAAAGGGCATGAAATACGTATTGGCGGTAAGTTGTTCTCCGATGCGATGGGCGCGGATGGAACAGATGAAGGAACTTATATAGGGATGTATAAATATAACGTAGACACGATTGTGGATGCGTTAAAGTAGGTGGAGCAGATGAACGCATTAACAGTGAATAGTTTATCAGTCGCGTATGACAAGAAGACGGTGTTGGAAAATGTCAATGTGGCGGTCCCGATCAAGCATTTAACAGCGATTATCGGGCCTAATGGAGCTGGGAAATCTACCTTTTTAAAGGCCGTCCTCAATCAGCTACACAATAAGGTAGGATCTGTCGAAATTTTAGGACACTCTTTTCAACCAAAAAGCCTAGTTGTCGGGTATGTGCCTCAACGAAATGCCGTCGATTGGGATTTTCCAACAAATGCATTAGATATTGTTTTAATGGGACGTTACGGGCATAGTGGATTATTTAAACGACCTTCAAAACAAGATAAGGTCATTGCACAACAAGCGCTCGCAAGTGTAGGGATGCAAGATTATGCCAATCGCTCTATCGGTCAACTTTCTGGAGGCCAACAGCAACGTGTATTTTTAGCCCGTGCACTTGCTCAAAATGCAGATGTATATTTCCTAGATGAACCGTTTGCAGGGGTAGATGCAGCAACCGAAAAAACGATTATTGATATTCTAAAAAATTTAAAAGCACAAGGGAAAAGTATTTTCGTTGTTCATCATGATTTACAAACGGTAAAAGAATACTTTGACTACACGATATTATTAAATAAAACAATCATCGCAGCAGGTCAGACTGAGGATGTATTTACTCCTGATTATTTACAACAAACATACGGCGGGAAATTATTTATGATGAAGGATTTGTAAGGGGGAAAAGGCATGATAAGTGGGAACTTGCTTTGGGTACTAATTGGCACCATGCTACTTGGTGTAGCTGCAGGGATTACGGGCACTTTTTCCTTTTTGCAGAAACAAAGCCTAGTGGGCGATGCAGCAGCACATGCTGCATTGCCAGGCATCGCGCTTGCCTTTTTATTCACAGGACAAAAGGAATTACCGATTTTAATGATTGGAGCAGCAATTACTTCCGCACTGGCTGTTTATTGTATTCAGTGGATAACGAGCTACTCAAAATTAAAAGCAGACGCAGCCATTGGAATCGTCTTAGCCGTCTTTTTTGGTGTAGGAATCGTATTTTTAACGATTGTGAATCGTAGCCCACTCGGTAATCAAAGTGGCTTAAATGATTTCATTTTTGGCAAAGCAGCAACCATGACAAAGAACGACTTAATGTGGCTTTTTTTAAGTGCCACCATTATTATCGCTGTCAGTCTTTTATGTTATAAGGAATGGAAGCTCCTCATTTTTGACCCTGTTTATGCGAAAGGAATTGGTCTACCGATTGAAGCATTAAAAGCGATTTTAACGGCTCTAATCGTCATGACAATTGTGACCGGCATCCAGGCTGTTGGCGTCATATTAATGTCCGCATTATTGATTATTCCTGCAGCAAGTGCAAAACTATGGTCAAAAAAACTCACTACAATGCTTATTGTTAGCGGTGCGATTGGTGGCTTGTCTGGAATTGCCGGTACCTTTATAAGTTCATTGCGGACGGGGCTATCGACGGGACCAATCATTGTGCTTGTTGCGGCAGGTATGTTCTTTATTTCTTATTTAGTGAGCCCACAAGCAGGTCAAATTAGCAAGTACCGAAGAAAAGTGCAGTTTAGAAGGTTAGGTGATCGTCCATGATGGAGTTTTGGGTTGTCTTAACTGGCATATTAGTGGGGATCACATGTGGCATTGCGGGTGTGTTTTTAATTTTACGTAAAATGTCAATGATTGCAGATGCCATTAGTCATACCGTTTTATTTGGTATTGTGATGGCGTATATTGTGACACATACGCTGAACGGTTTTTGGATGCTTATCGGAGCAGCTTGTGCCGGTATTTTAACGGCCTATTTAGTTCAATTACTCCAATCCTCAGGTATTCAAGAAGATGCAGCAATTGGTGTCGTATTCACCTCGCTATTTGCAGTAGGTGTACTATTAATTACGTTATTTGCGGGAGATGTACATCTGGACGTTGAACACGTTTTAATGGGAGAAATTGCGTTTGTACCCTGGGATAGGTGGACTTTTTTATCACTTACGATGCCAAAAGCGGTTTGGATGCTACTCATTGTGTTATTCATAAATGTCACATTTCTCATATTGTTTTATAAAGAAATGAAACTGTCCACGTTCGATCCAATGTATGCCGCAACAATTGGCCTGCCGATTGTACTATTGCATTACGGGTTTATGACGACAGTTTCTTTTACAACCGTAGCAGCCTTTGATAGCGTCGGCGCCATACTCGTTGTAGCTATGTTGATTGGGCCAGCTGCAACAGCCTATATAATTAGCCAAACGATTAAGCAAATGTTTATATGGAGTGTCAGCTTTGGCGTCGCATCCGCTGTTATTGGGTATTATGCAGCAAAATTTTTAAACACATCGATTGCTGGGATGATGGCAGCAACAGTTGGCGTACTATTTATTGCCATCATTGTTTTCAAAAAAATGATGGATAACTCCAAAAAGAAACATTTACAGGCTGAATAATCTAACGGGTATAGAAAATGAGAAGGAGGAGGGTTATGGAAAAGTTTGTGCTGATCGGGATTGTCATGGGTATACCTGTATTTACGTATGCGACATCGCTAAACGGCATACTAGCTATTACAAAAGCATATTGCAAAAATAAAGAAGGGACTTAATGGAGTAGTTACTTGGAAAACTTATTCGCTTTTTTCAAAAGGGATAAAAATTGTATAGCGAATAAAAAAGTAGCTTGTCATAGGCTACTTTTTTAGTGAATTCTCTTTAAAAGAGAATCCCCCAAAAATTAAATTAAGACAGTAGTAGACAGCCACTGTCTTTCTTATGAGACATTTGTCCTTTACAGCTGTGCAGCTACTATTCTACAATGATCCTACCATTTAGTGGGAGGTAAGGATAAGTGAGGAAGATTTCCGACGAAGGATTACGAGCGGCTTATATTAAACAATTTAATCTACCTGCACTTTTGCCGATCGATGTATTAAATATGCCGTTATATGAGTTCAATCAAGAAGAAATCCTTTGCCAGCAAGGGGAGCCGTTACACTATGTGTTTTTACTTGTGAAGGGAAAAGTGAGGATTTATTCGACATCTTCGGAGGGGAAACGGCTTATTGTTGCCTTTAATGCTCCATTAGAATTATTTGGAGATATTGAACTTGTACAAAATATGGATTTGTTAAATACAGTAGAAGCAGTAGGAACGGTTCATGCATTTGCACTTTCCATCCCGCTGCTGCGACAACGAATGCAAGAAAATATCGGGCTGTTGCAATATTTACTGAACGTCGTGACGAGAAAATTTTGTACAAAATCGACTACGCTTAGCTTTCATTTACTCAATGAAGTGGATGTGCGTTTTGCCAGCTATTTACTGTCTATCACGCATGATGAGTATAGAAGGATGCAGACAGATACGATTGCGAAAAGTGAGCTAAAAGAAATTGCTGAATTTATTGGGACAAGTACGCGCCATCAAAATCGCATTATTAACGATTTTATAGACAAAGGAATTATCGGACGAGTAAAAAATGGCATTGTCATAAAAGATACGACAACGTTAATGAAAAAAGCACAAGGCAATATTTATGAAATGCAGTAAAGGAGGAACTGATTTATGCAAACATTTATTTTTGATTTTGACGGTACACTTGCGGATTCTAAGCAGTGCAGTGTACTCGCTACACAACAAGCATTTCAAGCGATGGATTTAGCTGTACCGACTACAGAATGCATTGAATATTACATGGGTATTCCAATCGAACAATCTTTTAAAGAAATGGCCAGTACATCACTGGATGACGTAGCATTTGAAGCGCTATTAAATGCATTTAGACAAGCGTATAAAGAGTTGGAAAATGACACATTGACTGTATTTCCGTATATCCCTAAAGTGCTCCGAATATTAAAGGAGCATAATAAAAGTCTATATGTTGTATCGAGCAAAAAATCAGATGTGCTACGCCGCAACTTACAAACCTTACATATTGCTCAGTTTTTCGATGATCTTATCGGCTCGGATCAGGTCGAACATTACAAACCCCATCCGGACGGCATTCTTAAGCTTGTCGCACGTCATCAATTCAAGCTCGAGGATGCTGTGATGATTGGGGATGCAATTTTCGATATTCAAATGGGACAAGCAGCGGATTGCAGAACGTGTGCGATCACTTGGGGCAGTCACTCGAAAGAAAATCTTCAAAGCGAAAATCCAACATACCTTATTGAAGATGTGCATGCGCTTTTACAATTATAGGTGATATACAGTGCGCAAAAATTAAAAAGGCATAATGAAAAATCTTACCCAAAAACTACACTAAAAGCAGTAGCTGAAAACAATTTGTTTTTAGTTGCTGCTGTTGTTTTATTAGCTAATTTAACTGTGTGAAAGGATAACATGATGTTGGTAATTGGCATGATTGAATCTTGTTGAAAAATTAACAGTAGCATTAGCCAGCAAAAAGTATAAAATTTGCTGTGAAAAAAGTGATAATCATACTTTTAGCACAGTCTTTTATGCCATTTTCTCATTCAGCTCTTCTTGCTGCAGGGAATCTGGCTTTGCTACTTGATCTAGTACTTTTCGGTTTATGCACATATTTATTACAGGAATAAGAAGTAAACTGCTGCCAATAAATAAATATTCAGCAGGTACGAAATCAAATAATAAACCGTATACAACCATTCCAATCGGCATCAAGCCCATTGCCATCATTTCTAACAAGCCAATAACTCGGCCACGGTACGCTTCGTCTACAGCTGTTTGGAACAGTACGGAAATCGGTGTGTTTGTCATGACGCCAAATGCCCCAAACAGCGTCATCGCTAATGTGTAATAGACGAGGTTTGTCATATACGTCATGGATATAAATAATGGTATGGCGAAAACAGAGATTAGTACAGACAACGTTAATATAGAGCGCTTCGCAAATAACAGGGGATTTTTCACATTTGAACGTGTGGCAAAGTAGATAGAAGCGACCAGCATACCAACCGCACCGGCTCCTTCAATAAACCCAATATGTTGCGGTGCCATTTTTAATGTTTCTAGTAATATAAAATTGCCACCAACACTAATACAACTAAAGAATAAGTTCACCCAAAGTGCCGTTAGTAAAATACTTTTTACAATTGGCTTCGTTTTTACATAGCGCCAGCCTTCCTTCATGCTGTCGATCATTCTTTCTTTCTGTTGCACAGTAGCTTCTTTTTTGAATAAGTTAAAATTCATCGTTGCTTCAAGTGCTGTTGTGATAAGTAGCGCGATAATATTAACAACTAAAAACATAGACATTGAAACAAAGCCAAATAGCATACCACCTACAATAGGTCCACCTATCCCAGCTATAGAATAGGACAATTGGTTAAAGCTCATCGCTTTTTGTATTCGTTCCGTGTCTACTAAATTTGAAACTGATGCGGTGAAGGCAATGCCTGAAAATGTTGCAAACACTGTATAAATGAGCGTCGTACAATAAATCGCAGGAACAGATAAGCCGAACAGATCGGTATACACGAGCAGGCCGCTAATCGAAAGCGCTTCACC
Proteins encoded in this window:
- a CDS encoding MFS transporter, coding for MTDAMQLKKATYHLYTFLISKMVGTLGSNVYAFGMSMYILSMTGSAFSFAANMIFSIVPRTILSPIAGVIGDRIPRKVLVIAGQLGEALSISGLLVYTDLFGLSVPAIYCTTLIYTVFATFSGIAFTASVSNLVDTERIQKAMSFNQLSYSIAGIGGPIVGGMLFGFVSMSMFLVVNIIALLITTALEATMNFNLFKKEATVQQKERMIDSMKEGWRYVKTKPIVKSILLTALWVNLFFSCISVGGNFILLETLKMAPQHIGFIEGAGAVGMLVASIYFATRSNVKNPLLFAKRSILTLSVLISVFAIPLFISMTYMTNLVYYTLAMTLFGAFGVMTNTPISVLFQTAVDEAYRGRVIGLLEMMAMGLMPIGMVVYGLLFDFVPAEYLFIGSSLLLIPVINMCINRKVLDQVAKPDSLQQEELNEKMA
- a CDS encoding Crp/Fnr family transcriptional regulator; amino-acid sequence: MRKISDEGLRAAYIKQFNLPALLPIDVLNMPLYEFNQEEILCQQGEPLHYVFLLVKGKVRIYSTSSEGKRLIVAFNAPLELFGDIELVQNMDLLNTVEAVGTVHAFALSIPLLRQRMQENIGLLQYLLNVVTRKFCTKSTTLSFHLLNEVDVRFASYLLSITHDEYRRMQTDTIAKSELKEIAEFIGTSTRHQNRIINDFIDKGIIGRVKNGIVIKDTTTLMKKAQGNIYEMQ
- a CDS encoding metal ABC transporter permease; this translates as MISGNLLWVLIGTMLLGVAAGITGTFSFLQKQSLVGDAAAHAALPGIALAFLFTGQKELPILMIGAAITSALAVYCIQWITSYSKLKADAAIGIVLAVFFGVGIVFLTIVNRSPLGNQSGLNDFIFGKAATMTKNDLMWLFLSATIIIAVSLLCYKEWKLLIFDPVYAKGIGLPIEALKAILTALIVMTIVTGIQAVGVILMSALLIIPAASAKLWSKKLTTMLIVSGAIGGLSGIAGTFISSLRTGLSTGPIIVLVAAGMFFISYLVSPQAGQISKYRRKVQFRRLGDRP
- a CDS encoding metal ABC transporter permease is translated as MMEFWVVLTGILVGITCGIAGVFLILRKMSMIADAISHTVLFGIVMAYIVTHTLNGFWMLIGAACAGILTAYLVQLLQSSGIQEDAAIGVVFTSLFAVGVLLITLFAGDVHLDVEHVLMGEIAFVPWDRWTFLSLTMPKAVWMLLIVLFINVTFLILFYKEMKLSTFDPMYAATIGLPIVLLHYGFMTTVSFTTVAAFDSVGAILVVAMLIGPAATAYIISQTIKQMFIWSVSFGVASAVIGYYAAKFLNTSIAGMMAATVGVLFIAIIVFKKMMDNSKKKHLQAE
- a CDS encoding metal ABC transporter ATP-binding protein — encoded protein: MNALTVNSLSVAYDKKTVLENVNVAVPIKHLTAIIGPNGAGKSTFLKAVLNQLHNKVGSVEILGHSFQPKSLVVGYVPQRNAVDWDFPTNALDIVLMGRYGHSGLFKRPSKQDKVIAQQALASVGMQDYANRSIGQLSGGQQQRVFLARALAQNADVYFLDEPFAGVDAATEKTIIDILKNLKAQGKSIFVVHHDLQTVKEYFDYTILLNKTIIAAGQTEDVFTPDYLQQTYGGKLFMMKDL
- a CDS encoding metal ABC transporter solute-binding protein, Zn/Mn family, yielding MKRFLAIIGLSFLLAACGDDNEASKKNKEGIIVATTGQLADAVKVIGGDHLTVMNLMGPGVDPHLYKATQSDLSKLDNAELIIYNGLHLEGKMLDIFEQMAEEKTVLAVGETLDQGELLGNQQDVTLHDPHIWFDIEIWKTVVESIGDTLVKEYPEYKEDFETNEAAYLTELEELQVYVKGRVLEIPEKQRILVTAHDAFNYFGKSQGFDVRGLQGLSTDTEYGVKDVQNMVDYLVTNQIKAIFVESSVSDKAMNAVIEGAKQKGHEIRIGGKLFSDAMGADGTDEGTYIGMYKYNVDTIVDALK
- a CDS encoding HAD family hydrolase, with translation MQTFIFDFDGTLADSKQCSVLATQQAFQAMDLAVPTTECIEYYMGIPIEQSFKEMASTSLDDVAFEALLNAFRQAYKELENDTLTVFPYIPKVLRILKEHNKSLYVVSSKKSDVLRRNLQTLHIAQFFDDLIGSDQVEHYKPHPDGILKLVARHQFKLEDAVMIGDAIFDIQMGQAADCRTCAITWGSHSKENLQSENPTYLIEDVHALLQL